One window from the genome of Pandoraea fibrosis encodes:
- the trmD gene encoding tRNA (guanosine(37)-N1)-methyltransferase TrmD: MQFDVVTLFPEMFRALTDWGVTSRALKQSRYGLRFWNPRDFTHNNYRTIDDRPYGGGPGMVMLAKPLDDAINAAKAAQAEAGVPRGRVLLMSPQGKPLTHRRVVELREQEQGLILLCGRYEAIDQRLIDRVVDEEVSVGDFVLSGGELPAMALMDSLIRLLPGALNDEQSAEQDSFVNGLLDCPHYTRPEEYEGVRVPDVLLGGHHAEIEKWRRREALTNTWRKRPDLIESARANGLLSRADEAWLTSLRADTSAK, translated from the coding sequence ATGCAGTTTGACGTCGTCACGCTCTTTCCCGAGATGTTTCGGGCACTGACCGACTGGGGCGTCACCAGCCGGGCGCTCAAGCAGTCGCGCTACGGTCTGCGGTTTTGGAATCCGCGTGATTTCACGCACAACAACTACCGCACGATCGACGATCGACCGTATGGCGGCGGTCCGGGCATGGTCATGCTCGCCAAACCGCTCGACGACGCGATCAACGCCGCGAAAGCGGCGCAGGCCGAGGCCGGCGTGCCGCGCGGTCGTGTGTTGTTGATGTCGCCGCAGGGCAAGCCGCTCACGCATCGTCGGGTGGTCGAATTGCGCGAACAGGAGCAAGGATTGATTTTGCTCTGTGGTCGCTACGAAGCCATCGATCAGCGTTTGATCGATCGGGTGGTGGACGAAGAGGTCAGCGTTGGCGATTTCGTGTTGTCGGGCGGTGAGTTGCCCGCCATGGCACTGATGGATTCGCTCATTCGGCTATTGCCGGGAGCGCTGAACGACGAACAGTCGGCCGAGCAGGACAGTTTCGTGAATGGGCTGCTCGATTGCCCGCATTACACGCGGCCCGAAGAGTACGAAGGGGTACGCGTACCGGATGTGCTGTTGGGCGGGCATCACGCCGAGATTGAAAAATGGCGGCGCCGTGAGGCGTTGACCAACACCTGGCGCAAGCGTCCCGATCTGATCGAGAGCGCGCGTGCCAACGGATTGCTCAGTCGTGCCGATGAGGCATGGCTGACAAGCCTGCGGGCCGATACGTCGGCCAAGTAG
- a CDS encoding META and DUF4377 domain-containing protein — protein sequence MTQRPLSFLPSSFASYIAILLVPAAMLAGCAAPSGGGATPPSDTSGASAAATTPADILGTWQLVKWEGTSEVPNLPEGRVINLTFNDKGAFSGTGGCNRIFGQYTIGPGNGQVSLKAPAATRMACPDSMAFEDRYLKTLPLVTRFERRDTQLTLSASNGETLTYASQTLLNRPVAGTGAANKTEDRILDVDSQMADCVGVAPRKCLRVRNADDSGKNQWELWYAHIDGFEWKPGVEYRVKIHGEPVANPPADASSMRWTLVEVIRETPAR from the coding sequence ATGACCCAACGCCCACTCTCGTTCCTGCCGTCCTCCTTTGCGTCTTACATCGCCATCCTGCTGGTACCGGCTGCCATGCTCGCCGGCTGCGCAGCGCCATCAGGCGGTGGCGCCACGCCGCCATCGGATACGTCCGGAGCGAGTGCCGCCGCCACGACCCCGGCCGATATTCTCGGGACTTGGCAACTCGTGAAATGGGAGGGCACGAGCGAGGTTCCGAATTTGCCGGAAGGCCGGGTGATCAACCTGACCTTCAACGACAAGGGCGCATTCTCGGGCACAGGCGGCTGCAATCGCATCTTCGGTCAGTACACGATCGGCCCGGGCAACGGACAGGTTAGCCTGAAGGCACCGGCCGCCACGCGAATGGCGTGCCCCGACTCCATGGCGTTCGAAGATCGCTATCTGAAGACACTGCCTCTTGTCACCCGCTTCGAGCGCCGCGACACGCAATTGACCCTGAGCGCCTCGAACGGTGAAACGCTGACCTACGCCTCGCAAACGCTGCTCAATCGCCCGGTCGCAGGCACCGGCGCGGCCAACAAGACGGAAGACCGTATTCTCGACGTCGATTCGCAAATGGCGGATTGTGTAGGAGTCGCGCCACGCAAGTGTCTGCGTGTGCGCAATGCCGATGATTCCGGCAAAAACCAGTGGGAACTCTGGTATGCCCACATCGATGGATTCGAGTGGAAGCCCGGCGTAGAATACCGCGTGAAAATTCACGGCGAACCCGTCGCCAATCCGCCCGCCGACGCTTCGAGCATGCGCTGGACGCTCGTTGAAGTCATTCGCGAAACGCCTGCCCGATAA
- the rsgA gene encoding ribosome small subunit-dependent GTPase A, whose translation MKRSSRVKTAPVETSAQERRHGRVAAAHGRHYVVEADDGETVLCFPRGKKSEIAVGDEVAWARTGDQGVIEEILPRRNLLYRSDQFKSKLFAANIDQLVIMLGTEPYFSEDLLGRALVAAEANELRPLIVLNKTDVVDALPAARERLAPYRALGYEVLELSVRADPETAKALLLPRLAHQASLLLGQSGMGKSSLVNLVVPDADAATREISTVLNSGKHTTTFTRIFHLPDGGLLIDSPGFQEFGLHHLKEGALERAFPEFRPLLTGCRFYNCHHLKEPGCAILEAVADGRISKQRHALYAQLVHESEQEIPY comes from the coding sequence ATGAAGCGAAGCAGCAGAGTGAAGACGGCGCCGGTCGAAACAAGCGCTCAGGAACGACGCCATGGCCGCGTAGCCGCTGCGCATGGTCGTCACTACGTTGTGGAAGCCGACGACGGCGAGACGGTGCTCTGCTTTCCGCGTGGGAAAAAGAGCGAGATCGCGGTTGGCGACGAGGTCGCGTGGGCCCGCACGGGGGATCAGGGCGTCATTGAAGAGATTCTGCCGCGGCGCAACCTGCTCTATCGTTCGGACCAGTTCAAGAGCAAGCTCTTCGCTGCCAACATCGACCAGTTGGTCATCATGCTGGGGACCGAGCCGTACTTCAGTGAGGATTTGCTCGGGCGCGCACTCGTGGCAGCAGAAGCCAACGAATTGCGGCCCTTGATCGTCCTCAACAAGACAGACGTGGTGGACGCGCTGCCGGCAGCGCGCGAGCGTCTGGCACCCTATCGCGCGCTGGGTTACGAGGTGCTGGAACTGTCGGTGCGTGCCGATCCGGAAACGGCGAAAGCATTATTGCTGCCGCGCCTCGCGCATCAGGCCTCGCTACTGCTCGGGCAGTCGGGCATGGGCAAGTCCAGCCTCGTGAACCTCGTTGTGCCCGACGCCGATGCGGCGACGCGCGAGATCTCCACCGTGCTGAACTCCGGCAAGCACACGACCACCTTCACGCGCATCTTCCATCTGCCCGATGGCGGATTGCTCATCGACTCCCCCGGCTTCCAGGAGTTCGGCCTGCATCACCTCAAGGAAGGCGCACTGGAGCGAGCCTTTCCCGAGTTCCGCCCTTTGCTCACCGGATGCCGGTTCTACAACTGCCATCATCTGAAAGAGCCGGGCTGCGCCATTCTCGAAGCCGTCGCCGATGGGCGGATCTCGAAACAGCGTCATGCGCTATATGCGCAGCTCGTTCACGAATCGGAGCAAGAGATTCCGTATTGA
- the orn gene encoding oligoribonuclease, producing MSVIPSQNPTSAAAGTTLARAEFNLVWLDMEMTGLQPDSDRIIEVAVVVTDSALTRRIEGPVFAIHQSDAVLDGMDDWNKSTHGRSGLIDRVKASAIDEASAEAQLIEFLSQYVPPNKSPMCGNSICQDRRFMARHMPKLEAFFHYRNLDVSTLKELCRRWEPTVYKGFTKRGAHTALADIHESIDELVYYREHFLKTAVPGAPDAPAPVSA from the coding sequence ATGTCTGTCATTCCCTCCCAAAATCCCACGTCTGCCGCTGCCGGGACGACGCTCGCCCGCGCCGAGTTCAATTTGGTCTGGCTCGACATGGAAATGACCGGTTTGCAGCCCGATAGCGACCGCATCATCGAGGTGGCGGTCGTTGTCACGGATTCTGCGCTGACGCGTCGCATCGAGGGCCCGGTCTTCGCGATCCACCAGTCCGACGCCGTTCTGGATGGCATGGACGACTGGAACAAGTCGACCCATGGCCGCTCGGGTCTGATCGACCGGGTCAAGGCGTCCGCCATCGATGAAGCCTCGGCCGAAGCCCAACTGATCGAGTTTCTGTCTCAGTACGTGCCGCCGAACAAGTCGCCGATGTGTGGCAACTCCATTTGCCAGGATCGCCGCTTCATGGCGCGTCACATGCCCAAGCTCGAGGCCTTCTTCCACTACCGGAATCTGGACGTCAGCACGCTCAAGGAGCTTTGCCGACGCTGGGAACCGACGGTCTACAAGGGTTTCACGAAGCGCGGGGCTCACACGGCGTTGGCCGACATCCATGAGTCGATCGACGAACTGGTGTACTACCGCGAGCATTTCCTGAAAACGGCCGTGCCCGGTGCACCGGATGCTCCGGCGCCGGTCTCCGCCTGA
- the rimM gene encoding ribosome maturation factor RimM (Essential for efficient processing of 16S rRNA): MVRSARPARERVPLKIGAEARRAAGMRAEQVLAPVTEVPDDLVELGYIGDAYGIRGWIKVQPHTGKGDGLLAAECWYFRRPGESVYTKANVLHSRGHSGTVVAQLRGSDSRTAAEALKGLQVWVPRSAFPTAGEDEFYWVDLIGAQVTNLQDESLGKVVGLLDNGVHTVLRVVYDVPAADDKPAKTAERLIPFVGQYVQTVDVEAGRIVADWGLDY, from the coding sequence ATGGTTCGTTCCGCTCGACCCGCACGTGAGCGGGTACCGCTGAAAATCGGCGCTGAGGCGCGGCGTGCCGCTGGCATGCGCGCTGAGCAGGTGCTCGCCCCGGTGACCGAAGTGCCCGATGATCTCGTCGAGCTGGGTTACATCGGCGATGCCTACGGGATTCGCGGCTGGATTAAGGTGCAGCCGCACACAGGCAAGGGCGATGGGCTCTTGGCCGCAGAATGCTGGTATTTCCGTCGTCCCGGTGAGTCGGTCTACACCAAGGCCAATGTGCTGCACAGTCGGGGGCATTCCGGTACGGTCGTTGCGCAATTGCGCGGCAGCGACAGCCGCACTGCCGCCGAGGCACTCAAGGGCCTTCAGGTCTGGGTGCCGCGCAGTGCGTTTCCGACCGCTGGCGAAGACGAGTTCTACTGGGTAGACCTGATCGGTGCCCAGGTAACGAATTTGCAGGACGAATCGCTGGGTAAGGTTGTCGGTTTGCTCGATAACGGCGTGCACACTGTGTTGCGTGTCGTCTACGACGTGCCTGCCGCCGACGATAAGCCGGCGAAGACCGCTGAGCGGTTGATCCCGTTCGTGGGCCAATATGTGCAGACCGTCGATGTCGAGGCGGGGCGTATTGTGGCCGACTGGGGTCTCGATTACTGA
- the rpsP gene encoding 30S ribosomal protein S16, translating into MVVIRLARGGAKKRPFYNIVATDSRNRRDGRFIERIGFYNPVAAEGTEGLRIAQDRLTYWQGVGAQLSPTVARLIKQGAKAAA; encoded by the coding sequence ATGGTCGTTATCCGCCTGGCTCGCGGCGGCGCGAAGAAGCGCCCGTTTTACAACATCGTTGCAACCGACTCGCGTAACCGTCGCGATGGTCGCTTCATCGAGCGTATTGGCTTCTACAACCCGGTCGCTGCCGAAGGCACGGAAGGTCTGCGTATTGCTCAGGACCGTCTGACCTACTGGCAAGGCGTTGGCGCACAACTGTCGCCGACCGTGGCTCGTCTGATCAAGCAAGGCGCCAAGGCTGCTGCCTAA
- the mog gene encoding molybdopterin adenylyltransferase: MVARSHPDELRVGLVSISDRASQGTYEDQGIPALQDWLASALASPWVAETRLIPDDADGITATLIDLVDTLKCDLVLTTGGTGPARRDVTPEATLRAGTKEMPGFGEQMRQISLRFVPTAILSRQVAVIRETADHAALIINLPGQPKSIKETLEGLRDADGKSIVPGIFAAVPYCIDLIGGPYIETDEGICKAFRPKSAIRAPKSS; the protein is encoded by the coding sequence ATGGTCGCCCGCTCCCATCCGGACGAACTCCGCGTAGGCCTCGTGTCGATCAGCGATCGCGCGAGCCAGGGCACGTATGAGGACCAGGGCATCCCCGCCCTTCAGGACTGGCTCGCCAGCGCGCTGGCTTCGCCGTGGGTGGCCGAAACGCGATTGATTCCCGACGACGCCGACGGCATCACTGCGACCCTGATCGACCTTGTCGACACGCTGAAGTGCGATCTGGTATTGACGACGGGCGGCACAGGACCGGCGCGGCGCGACGTCACGCCGGAAGCCACGCTGCGTGCCGGCACGAAGGAAATGCCCGGCTTCGGCGAACAGATGCGTCAGATCAGTCTGCGCTTCGTCCCGACGGCGATCTTGTCGCGTCAGGTTGCCGTCATCCGGGAGACGGCAGATCACGCCGCGCTTATCATCAACCTGCCCGGACAACCCAAGTCGATCAAGGAAACGCTCGAAGGACTGCGCGACGCCGACGGCAAGTCGATCGTGCCCGGTATTTTTGCTGCCGTGCCGTATTGCATCGATTTGATCGGCGGGCCGTACATCGAGACGGACGAAGGCATCTGCAAGGCCTTCCGCCCCAAGAGCGCGATTCGCGCACCGAAATCGTCGTAA
- a CDS encoding PQQ-dependent sugar dehydrogenase: MRRFLDGWQQPFRPQWPTWFSVSLGRFTQFVRWASLFIATGGALAPQLAAARDALPIERLSLPPGFYVEVLSDQVPGARGMVLGPKGTLFVGSRAQGAVYAITLDPSRAYAAKVRTVASGLNMPVGVAMRSGALYISAVSRIVKLDDIENRLDNPGQPSVVYDKLPGESHHGWRYIAFGPDQRLYIGVGAPCNVCKRDENRYAMIGSMKPDGTDWRVVARGVRNTVGFDWQPGTNTLWFTDNGRDLLGDDVPDDELNRLTRTGEHFGFPYCHAGNVADPEFGREKRCSAFTPPMAKLGAHVAALGMKFYTGKQFPEDYRGSIFIAEHGSWNRSRKVGYRVVRVVLDTKGNVAKQEVFAQGWLGDDESVWGRPVDLLTLPDGSLLISDDHAGAIYRITYRKP; the protein is encoded by the coding sequence ATGCGACGATTTCTCGATGGATGGCAACAGCCCTTTCGGCCGCAATGGCCCACATGGTTCAGCGTAAGCCTTGGCCGATTCACGCAATTTGTACGTTGGGCCAGTCTGTTTATCGCCACAGGGGGCGCGCTCGCACCACAGTTGGCTGCCGCACGCGACGCCCTTCCCATTGAACGTCTCTCCCTGCCTCCCGGCTTTTACGTCGAAGTCCTCTCGGATCAGGTTCCCGGAGCCCGGGGCATGGTGCTTGGCCCCAAGGGCACGTTGTTCGTGGGCAGCCGGGCACAGGGGGCTGTCTATGCCATCACGCTAGACCCATCCCGCGCCTATGCCGCGAAAGTCCGGACCGTAGCGTCAGGGCTGAACATGCCCGTCGGCGTGGCCATGCGCAGCGGCGCCCTCTATATCTCCGCAGTTTCACGCATCGTCAAGCTCGACGACATCGAGAACCGCCTCGACAACCCAGGCCAACCTTCCGTCGTCTACGACAAGCTGCCAGGCGAGAGCCATCACGGCTGGCGGTATATCGCGTTCGGCCCCGATCAACGTCTATATATAGGGGTCGGCGCCCCCTGCAATGTCTGCAAGCGCGACGAGAACCGCTACGCGATGATCGGCAGCATGAAACCAGACGGCACCGACTGGCGCGTCGTCGCGCGCGGTGTGCGCAATACCGTAGGGTTTGACTGGCAACCCGGCACCAATACCCTGTGGTTCACCGACAATGGCCGAGACTTGCTCGGTGACGATGTCCCCGACGATGAGCTCAACCGACTCACTCGCACCGGGGAGCACTTTGGATTTCCCTATTGCCATGCGGGCAACGTCGCCGACCCGGAGTTCGGCCGCGAGAAGCGCTGTTCCGCCTTCACGCCTCCGATGGCGAAGCTCGGTGCCCACGTTGCCGCCCTCGGCATGAAGTTCTATACCGGCAAGCAATTCCCCGAGGACTATCGCGGCAGCATCTTTATCGCAGAACATGGCTCCTGGAACCGAAGCCGCAAGGTGGGCTACCGGGTTGTCCGCGTCGTGCTCGATACGAAAGGCAACGTCGCGAAGCAAGAGGTATTCGCTCAAGGCTGGCTGGGGGACGACGAATCTGTCTGGGGCCGGCCCGTCGACCTCCTGACCTTGCCCGACGGCTCACTATTGATCAGTGACGATCACGCGGGTGCCATTTATCGCATCACTTACCGGAAACCGTGA
- a CDS encoding TM2 domain-containing protein — protein sequence MNAVAYKSKTLTAGLAMLFGTLGLHRFYLYGLRDRFGWAHIIGSACGVAGWGLLVTSELRSPAGWGLTILGAISLFSAFLAAIVYGLRPDERWDAQFNSRAGQKSSSGWIAVIIVSVSLFIGAMLMMVGFAVAFQTYFETHDTPNRLSQ from the coding sequence ATGAACGCAGTCGCTTATAAATCCAAAACCCTGACCGCCGGCCTGGCGATGCTGTTCGGCACGCTCGGTCTGCATCGCTTCTATCTGTATGGTTTGCGCGACCGCTTCGGCTGGGCTCACATCATCGGATCGGCATGCGGCGTGGCGGGCTGGGGGCTTCTGGTCACGAGCGAACTGCGTTCGCCTGCGGGATGGGGGCTTACGATTCTCGGTGCCATTTCGCTGTTTTCGGCGTTCCTCGCGGCCATCGTCTACGGACTTCGCCCGGACGAGCGCTGGGATGCCCAGTTCAACAGCCGTGCCGGGCAGAAGTCGAGCTCGGGCTGGATCGCCGTCATCATCGTCAGCGTGTCGCTGTTCATCGGCGCGATGTTGATGATGGTCGGCTTCGCCGTCGCGTTTCAGACCTATTTCGAAACGCACGACACGCCGAATCGGCTGTCGCAATAA
- a CDS encoding CobD/CbiB family protein, producing MTFFSVLLALILEQVRALSTQNPIYNLIRSHATHTSQSFDAGQPRHGVLAWLVVVLPFVLAVGVIYYLLMRVNIFLGFAWNVFIVYLTMGFRQFSHYFTDIHVALNNDNVNEAREILRQWIGIDTVDMPVDEIVRHTLLHAVIASHRHVFGVFFWFLMPVGPAGAVLYRLAEYLSRRWTENVPDRSPAFGAFARKAFYVIDWVPARLTAIGFAIVGNFEDAIYAWRHYAKQWPNENEGILLAAGSGALGARLTGPLAEVSSVDALNQVDDAVLPVGSECTPRTLQAAVGLVWRAVLLWMLLLLLLTLAVWLG from the coding sequence ATGACATTCTTTTCGGTACTCCTCGCGCTGATCCTCGAGCAGGTGCGTGCGCTCTCCACGCAAAACCCGATCTACAACCTGATTCGCTCCCACGCGACCCACACTTCGCAGAGCTTTGACGCGGGACAACCGCGCCACGGCGTGCTTGCATGGCTGGTCGTCGTGTTGCCCTTTGTGCTGGCGGTCGGCGTCATTTACTACCTGCTCATGCGGGTCAACATTTTCCTGGGCTTCGCGTGGAACGTGTTCATCGTATATCTGACGATGGGCTTCCGGCAGTTCAGTCACTACTTCACCGACATTCACGTCGCGTTGAACAACGACAACGTGAACGAAGCGCGTGAAATTTTGCGCCAATGGATTGGTATCGATACCGTCGACATGCCGGTGGACGAGATCGTGCGCCACACGTTGTTGCACGCGGTCATTGCGTCGCATCGCCACGTGTTCGGCGTGTTCTTCTGGTTCCTGATGCCGGTCGGTCCGGCGGGCGCGGTGCTCTACCGCCTTGCGGAATATCTGTCGCGTCGCTGGACCGAAAACGTTCCGGATCGCAGCCCCGCGTTCGGCGCCTTTGCACGCAAGGCGTTTTATGTGATCGACTGGGTGCCGGCACGCTTGACGGCGATTGGCTTCGCCATCGTGGGTAACTTTGAAGACGCCATTTACGCGTGGCGGCACTACGCCAAGCAATGGCCGAACGAAAACGAAGGCATTCTGCTGGCTGCGGGCAGCGGTGCGCTCGGCGCGCGACTCACGGGGCCGCTCGCGGAAGTCTCCAGCGTCGACGCACTCAATCAAGTCGACGACGCCGTGCTGCCGGTCGGCAGCGAATGCACGCCGCGGACGCTTCAGGCAGCGGTGGGGCTGGTGTGGCGCGCCGTCCTGTTGTGGATGCTGTTGTTGCTGCTGCTCACGCTCGCCGTGTGGCTGGGCTGA
- a CDS encoding CoA pyrophosphatase, whose protein sequence is MAPPLILHPEALPIVSTGEGEPTVPAERLTAEALRDRLASPPIWTPESGAIELASPSLFTPRAAAVLVPLVMRPHGTTVLLTRRTQHLSTHAGQVSFPGGSREPDDPTPIATALRESREEIGLDSGVVEVIGSLPDYVTGTGFRVAPVVGLVKPPFDLVADAGEVDEIFEVPLDFLMNPAHHQIRVFNYQVGERRFYAMPYPKPAGGEYFIWGATAGMLRNFYQLLRA, encoded by the coding sequence GTGGCGCCACCTCTCATCCTGCATCCTGAAGCGTTACCCATCGTCTCGACGGGCGAAGGGGAGCCCACGGTGCCGGCTGAGCGATTGACGGCCGAAGCGTTACGAGATCGCCTCGCCAGTCCACCGATCTGGACGCCAGAGTCGGGCGCCATCGAACTCGCTTCCCCGTCACTGTTCACACCACGCGCTGCCGCCGTGCTCGTGCCGCTGGTCATGCGTCCGCATGGCACGACGGTATTGCTCACCCGGCGAACGCAGCATCTCAGCACGCATGCCGGACAGGTCAGTTTCCCCGGTGGCAGTCGTGAGCCCGACGATCCGACACCGATTGCGACGGCCTTGCGCGAGTCGCGAGAGGAAATCGGGCTGGATTCCGGGGTGGTGGAAGTGATTGGCAGCTTGCCGGACTACGTAACGGGCACCGGTTTTCGTGTCGCGCCGGTCGTGGGTTTGGTTAAGCCACCGTTCGATCTCGTGGCCGACGCGGGAGAAGTGGACGAGATTTTCGAGGTCCCGCTCGATTTTCTGATGAACCCCGCGCATCATCAGATTCGCGTCTTCAACTATCAGGTAGGTGAGCGCCGCTTTTACGCGATGCCTTATCCGAAGCCGGCAGGCGGTGAGTATTTCATCTGGGGGGCGACGGCCGGCATGCTGCGTAATTTCTATCAACTTCTGCGGGCTTGA
- the rplS gene encoding 50S ribosomal protein L19, producing the protein MNLIAKIEQEEIARLTANKTIPDFAPGDTVIVNVNVVEGTRKRVQAYEGVVIAKRNRGLNSAFIVRKISSGEGVERTFQTYSPLIASIEVKRRGDVRRAKLYYLRERSGKSARIKEKLTFKSKTTAAAE; encoded by the coding sequence ATGAATCTGATCGCTAAGATCGAGCAGGAAGAAATCGCGCGTCTGACCGCGAACAAGACGATCCCCGACTTCGCCCCGGGCGACACCGTGATCGTCAACGTGAACGTTGTGGAAGGCACGCGCAAGCGTGTCCAGGCTTACGAAGGCGTTGTGATCGCCAAGCGTAACCGTGGCCTGAACTCGGCGTTCATCGTTCGCAAGATTTCGTCGGGTGAAGGCGTTGAGCGTACGTTCCAGACGTACTCGCCGCTGATCGCCAGCATCGAAGTCAAGCGTCGTGGTGATGTTCGCCGCGCCAAGCTGTACTACCTGCGCGAGCGTTCGGGCAAGTCGGCACGTATCAAGGAAAAGCTCACGTTCAAGAGCAAGACCACTGCTGCTGCCGAGTAA
- a CDS encoding M48 family metallopeptidase, translating into MFTYLFVIFLLAMVMTKLWLAARQVRHVVAHRAAVPERFADTITLTDHQRAADYTVARTRLGMAEIFAQAVLLVAFTLLGGLNLLHIGISEWLGEGYVGQIALIAAVLLISGLVDLPFTYVRQFVIEQRFGFNRMSLGLFIVDMIKGTAIGVVLGLPLLFVVLWLMERAGPLWWLYTWIVWVAFNLFVQFIFPHVIAPMFNKFEPLADASLAQRIEGLMQRCGFAARGLFVMDGSKRSAHGNAYFSGFGRAKRIVFFDTLIERLSPAEIEAVLAHELGHFKRRHITKRLIVAFALSLAFLALLGWLAGRTWFYTELGVMPSMTGSNNALALVLFFLVLPVFGFFASPLSSLTSRKHEFEADAFAASQTQASDLINALVKLYQDNASTLTPDPVYTAFYYSHPPASQRIDRLLGHA; encoded by the coding sequence ATGTTCACTTATCTCTTCGTGATCTTCCTGCTGGCGATGGTCATGACCAAGCTCTGGCTGGCCGCCCGTCAGGTTCGCCATGTGGTCGCCCATCGGGCCGCCGTTCCCGAACGGTTCGCCGATACGATCACGCTGACCGACCACCAGCGCGCCGCCGATTACACGGTCGCCCGCACGCGGCTCGGTATGGCAGAGATCTTCGCGCAGGCCGTGCTGCTCGTTGCCTTCACGCTGCTTGGCGGGCTGAACCTGCTGCACATCGGCATCTCGGAATGGCTTGGCGAAGGGTACGTGGGTCAGATCGCGCTGATTGCCGCCGTCCTGCTGATCTCCGGCCTCGTCGACCTGCCGTTCACCTATGTGCGACAGTTCGTGATCGAACAGCGCTTCGGCTTCAACCGGATGTCGCTCGGATTGTTCATCGTCGACATGATCAAGGGCACCGCCATCGGCGTCGTGCTCGGGTTGCCGTTGCTCTTTGTCGTGCTGTGGCTGATGGAGCGCGCGGGGCCGCTGTGGTGGCTGTACACATGGATTGTGTGGGTTGCCTTCAATCTGTTCGTGCAGTTCATCTTCCCGCACGTCATCGCGCCGATGTTCAACAAGTTCGAGCCGCTCGCGGACGCGTCGCTGGCGCAGCGCATCGAAGGCCTCATGCAGCGCTGCGGGTTCGCCGCTCGCGGTCTCTTCGTGATGGACGGCTCCAAACGCTCGGCCCATGGCAACGCGTACTTCAGTGGCTTTGGCCGCGCCAAGCGCATCGTGTTCTTCGATACGCTGATCGAGCGCCTCTCGCCCGCAGAAATCGAGGCGGTGCTGGCCCACGAGCTGGGGCACTTCAAACGCCGTCACATCACCAAGCGCCTGATCGTCGCCTTCGCACTGTCGCTGGCGTTCCTCGCGCTGCTGGGCTGGCTGGCCGGGCGCACGTGGTTCTACACCGAACTCGGTGTGATGCCGTCCATGACCGGTAGCAACAATGCGTTGGCGTTAGTGCTGTTCTTCCTCGTGCTGCCTGTGTTCGGCTTCTTTGCGAGCCCGCTGAGCAGCCTGACGTCGCGCAAACATGAGTTCGAAGCCGACGCCTTCGCCGCCAGCCAGACGCAGGCCAGCGATCTGATCAATGCCCTCGTGAAGCTGTACCAGGACAACGCCTCGACGCTCACGCCCGACCCGGTCTACACCGCGTTCTATTACTCGCATCCGCCTGCCTCCCAGCGTATCGACCGTCTGCTGGGGCACGCATGA